ttatacgaatatttatggtaacaacacagaatctgttttcaggatagcaacttccccaaacattactttcttcctattagaggctattcttggcacaaaaatgaaataaaaatgataaggagcggtcattacagtagtaataacttccaagactcaacaaaaatgaaaattacagtaaattaaacatgggttgtctcccataagcgcttttcttatcaatagcgagcatcaagtattatcaagtgaagaagcatcaagatcataatttgttctaataaattAATAATAGAGTCATAATATGACTTCTTTttgtttctagggaagtgttccatgcctttcttgagtgggaatttatatttaataatcccatctctcatatcaatagcagcaccaattgttctaagaaacggtcttcccaatataatcggacaagaagcattgcattcaatctccaaaacaacaaaatcaacggggaccaggttattgttaatcataataagaacattatcaactttccccaaaggtttatttgcagcaatatcaacaagatgaacatccaaataacaattttccaGTGGTGGTaattcaagcatatcatagatttttctagtcataacagaaatacttgcaccaagatcacataaagcattgcaataaaaccatctattttcatcttaatgatgggctcccagccatcttctatctttttaggaatagaggcttcgcgtttTAATTAGTCCTCTCTCATTcgcataagagcatttgtaatgtgctttgtaaaatccatacttatagcactagcattaggacttctagcaagcttttgtaagaacttaattacttcagagatattgcaatcatcaaaatcaaacTCATTTTTATCAAAGGTATAAGGAATCTTGTCTCCTACActccgaaaaatttcagcacacttatcaggagcagtttcagtggttctaggcaattttgtagaaggagcgGGGACTTTTCCTACACCATTTACTTTATTATCAATAGTAGGAGAGTGCCTAGCATTTTAAACTTCATTACtaatggtggtggtgatggtataAACTTTAGTCAAATTATTGTTTGTAGCAGTTtcatcttctttttcccacctagcatgcaattccgccaacatcctaacattttcatcaattctaacttgaatggaattCAATTTTTTACTTTATCTAACATCATGAGGCAACACTTTGAATTTAAGAAAATcaacatcatgagcaaggctatcaactttagaagcaagaatatcaattttgccaagcttttcctcaacagttttATTGAAAGCAATTTGTTTACTAATGAATTCTTTTAGCATggcttcaagatcagagggtgcacttttattattgctgtaggaattaccataagaatttccataagcattaccattattagaaggatatggcctataattgttgctaccaaaattattcctataatcattgttgttgaaattgttggTTTTaacgaaattcacatcaacatgctcttcttgagcaaccaaagaatcTAACagaatattatttggatcaacatgtgctttaccattaacacgcatagacataatagtatcaatcttatcactcaagcaggaggattcttcgacagaatttaccttcttaccttgtggagctctctcggtgtgccattcagaataatttatcatcatatcatcaagtagtTTAGTTggagcccccaaagtaatggacataaaggtacctccagcagctgaatccaggaTATTTCTTGAAGAAAAAATTAGTCATGCATAAaacgtttggatgatcatccaagtagtcagtccatgagtgggacaattttttaccaaagatttcattctttcccaagcttgagcaacatatcaaattgtctaaatttcattaagtcgcttctcaaagatataatcttagcaggaggataatatatacccaagaatcaatactatttcttggcaaaagatagcaaccaatgtttagctctacctctcaaagagaaaggaaacaatttcagttttataatgtcaccttATATACCATTATAATTTTTCAtctaacaaagttcaacaaaattattaagatcagaagcggcatcttcagtactaacaccagaaaattgctctttcatcataagatttaataaagcaggttAAGGCTGCTTcgggagcaggtggagcaataggtgtacaaataaaatcattgttgtttgtgctagtaaattcacacaacttagtattttcagaggaacccattttagcaaaattaaaactaagcaactgaaataacaactataatagaaactattttTTATTTGTTTTAGATATAAAGccaactataaaagtaaactaatttttgtgtgtttttgatataataatgcaaacaaaacaaaataaagtaaactaagcaaactataacaaagtaaagagattagagatgagagactccccttgtagaaatcctctttctccccggcaacggctccaGAAAACAAGCTTGATGGCGTGTGCTCGTAGTACGCAGGCacgctgttggggaaccccaagaggaaggtgtgatgagcgcaacaataagttttcccttagtatgaaaccaaggtttaatcgaccagtagaagaaaggcgtgacttctgaaggtgttgctagctgactagtggtaggacgcactaccggcgttagcaacaacgtggaacctgcacacaacacaaccaaagtactttgccccaacttacagtgaggttgtcaatctcaccgatttgttgaacacaaatgattagacgtatcgaatggaaggagatgtttgcagaaagtaaacagaacaagattgcagtggaatctatcagtaaaggaaatattaccggggtccacagttaactagaggtgtctctccataaagaaatatcatgtttggtgaacaaattagtgctgggcaattgacagaatatcgaccatacatgacaagatgattactatgagatttgatattgggcattacaacataatacatagaatgtaatccaactgcgtctatgactaataatccacctgcatgttagcgtccgcaccccttccagtataaatTTGCAAGAAACACActgtcgcattaagcaatgtgtgtaaagtaaacaatagaataacctttggataaaatattgttgttttctcaacatagtattcaatattcattggatcctagcaaaccaaacatataggattacataaagatgatcttgatcatgtagggaagCTCATGTAGCGACCTAGGAAAATCCTCATAATAGAATTGCTTGttcttttttcttttatgcataatcatggcatcatgcatattttCAACCCTAAAATTATTTTACTAAAACACTATTTTGTTGTATCCACTCCCTTTTATTTCAAATTAAACTCCTCCTTTTCTCTTCTTATTTTCCTTGCTGAAATCTATTTAGAAATGGGTTtaaaacaaagcagaaaataaaaacaggaaAATGTTTTATAAaaaaagggggaggagacaacCTCCAACCGACCAGGCCAAGTGGCCCAGTCGGCAGCCCGCCCATCGGCCTAGCGTGGCCTAGCTTGGCCCACCTAGGCGCACCCCTGTGCAAACCCTAGCCCCACCGGATCCTCTTTGGCATCTTGCAATCACACCCTCCCGCCGCCAGCACCTTTTGCGATCCGGTCCCTCCCCTCTCACTCTCTCCTTCTCACGCAGACGGAACTCGACGCCTCCATCTCGCCTCGCTCCTCCTCGCCCCGAgctcgcctccacccccgccggcCCGCGCGCCTCGCCTCTTAACGACGCTGGCTGCCGCCGCCATGTTCCACGCCGCCCCGTCCTCTGGTCGCGCGCCGCTCGACCCCGAGCCTGCGGCCCCGCATCTCTCTGCCCGACCGTGGCCACATCCGTCGCCTCTCCCTTCCCCACCGAACGGAGCCGCCGTGCGCCACCTCCCTCTTCCTCAACCGCCTCCTGCGCAAGCTCGAGCGCCGCTGCCACCTGTTCTCCGCCGCGTGCGGCCCCGCTTCTCCATCCTCCAACTACCGACCGATGTCACCGCCTCGCTCCTCCTCGCCTCAACGCGGACCTCCTCCATGTGCTCTGTTCTGGCCCGAGCGCCGATGGTCACCGCCGCTCCATGAGCCTCCTCGACCCGCCACGTCCTCTAGCCACGTCTCTGCCTCATCCGCGCGGCCCTTCTGCGctcggccgccgcctcctcatgctctgcttcGCCTCGTGTGCCACGTgcgcgccgccatggcctcgCCGTCCCCGACCTCGCCAACCGACGCCATGGCCTCGCCGTCCCCGACCTCGccaaccgccgccgcctcctcatgCACCTGCCGTCGTTTCCTGGCTCTACTCCTCTACCTCACGGTGTTCCTGCACAAGCACGTCCTCGACCACCAACGCCTCTGCTTGCGCGTCTCTGATTCGGCCTTGACCATGCGTTTGTCCGCGGCCTCGTTGCTCTGCCGGCGCTGCTCACAGAGGTTTTCCTCTGCCGCTCTTTTATGTCGCCCGCGTGAAAACATCTTCCCTCAAACGGCCTGACCGCCCTTGTTCTTGCAGCGAGCAGTACCATGCCTCCACCGCCATGTACGATGCAGCTCCTCTTCCGTGTAACAGCAACAGTAACCTGGTGTTTGAAGATGCAAACCTGGCAACATCACCATCAAGCGCAGCCAACGCCAGTCCTCCATCAGTAAGGGTGTCAAGTGGGATCCCACTTTTGTCCCACTTGTAGTATAATTTGACTTTTTTAGTACAAATTTTGACATCAAAATTTGAACTATATAGTACAAAATGACATCCCACCGGGATCCCACCTTGACACCCTATCCATCAGCTCCATCCCGGTGGCCCAGCGTGCGAACCTTAGGCTCGCTAAGGAGATGAGGGTTGTCAGCGGCGAGGAGCGTTAGGTGGAGAACGCCGCCGCCGGCCCTGTTGGACGCTTCAAGGAACCTCTCTCCGACGTCGACATTGACGGCCTCGCGGTGCTGACCCACGTTGATCGTTATGCCCTCCATCGTGCAGCACAGAAGTCCGTCACGGGCAGAGCCGCCGCGCTGGCGAACTAGTTTCTCTAATGTTAGCTCTTTTAGTCATACAGCAGCAGCCATCGGTCCTAAACCGATGTTTTCCTTCTTCGTTTGGGTGGTGTGGTGTGTTCATCGCTGGGACGGCTCGTTTGAGGCGGTTTAGTTGGGTGCTGTCCCACGCCGATGTGTATGTAGGCTGGTGTCTTTCCCTTACATCAAATCTTGCTGCTGTCTCTATTGCTACGTTCGGCTCCTCGACTTGCTGCATTGCACGTTGCATTCCTCGCCCTCCTTGTCCGCCCCTCAACGCGTTCCCCTCGGTCATCAATGAGTGAAACCTTGTGTCCAATTCTCACTTGGAACCCTCGCGACCTCAACATGTCGGTGAGGCGGATGGCGGTGGCCGAGCTGGCCTCTGCAGCCACGTGCGCCATTCTCGGAGACGAAGCTTGCCATCATCGACAACACGTTGGCCGTGGGGATCGCGGGCCCTTCGAGAGGGAATTTCTTCTTCTTGCCTGCATCAGGCACAAGGGGCGGCGCGGCCATTTTTTGGGACGATTCAGTGGTGGCCCTGTCCAACGCTTCCATCCTCGCTCACTCCATCTCAGTTTCTGTCAAGATCTTGGAAACAGGAACTAAATTCCTCATGTCCACCGTCTACGAGTCCCTCAACAGCGGATGACAAACAAGCTTTTCTTCAAGAAATGGTGAGTATCAAACCAATGGCGGGCTCCCCTTGGCTGATCATGGGTGACTTCAACTTCATCTACGAGGCAAGAGACAAGAACAACCTCAACCTCTCTGGCCGGCTCATGGGCCAATTCCGTGCTGCTGTCGACGCCTCTGAGCTGATCGAGCTCCTTTGCTCCAACagacgtttttcctggtccaacgAGGAAGCTGACCCCACTTTAGTCTACCTTGATCGCATGTTCTACAACGTGGCCTGGGACGCCATCTTCTCGCCCTGCACGGTACAGGCCTTATCGTCCTCTCACTCCGACCACTGCCCGCTGCTCATCACCAGCATCTTCACGCCGCCGCGCAAGGCCAGGTTTCGGTTCGAGAACTTCTGGCCACGCCACGCGGGCTTCCTCAACACCGTCAGAGAGGCGTGGGCTCCGGGCATGCCATCGACCAATCCCCTCACTAGGCTGCGCGTCAAACTCGGGCGCACCGCGCGGGCCCTTCGCTCCTGGAGCAAGGAACTCTTTGGGGATGCCAGGTTCCAGCTTCACCTCGCCAACGAGATTATTCACCGCTTTGACATCGCCCAAGACTTCCGCGCCCTCAACCCGCTCGAATTCGGGCATCGTAAAATGCTGAAGACCAGAGTGTTGGGTCTTGCCGCCATAGAGAGATCACGGCGTCGTCAGGCCTCCAGGATTACCTGGTTAAGAGAGGGCGACGCCAACACCCGCTATTTTCACGTCAAGATGAACTCCAGGCGTTGCAAGAACTTCGTGCATGCGCTAACGACGGATCGTGGCACCCTCACCGCCCACGATGAAAAAGAAGAAACTGTTCACCGCCACTTTTCTAGGGTTTTGGGCACTCCCGCGACGTCGGCCCTCTCTTTCAACTGGGATGCCATGGACCTACCTGCGCTTCCTCCCGGCGGCGGTTTGGACAATCCCTTCACCTCCAAAGAAATTTGGGAGGCGATCAAGGATTCGCCGGCGGAAAAGGCGCCGGGGCCAGACGGCTTCACTGGCATTTTCTATCGGCGCTGCTGGGGCATAATCAAGCATGATATCTTGGAGGCCTTCCACCACATTTTCCATCTGGTGAGCGGGGACTTCGCTGCGCTGAACCGTGCCTTCATCTGCCTGCTACCGAAGAAGGACGGCGCCTCGTCGATCAGCGACTACCGTCCAATCAGCCTGATACACTCCGTCGCAAAACTCTTCGCCAAGGTGCTTGCTCGCCACCTCACAACGGTTATCGGAAGCTTAATCTCGGCGGCGCAGAGTGCGTTCCTTAAGACACGCACGATCCACGACAATTTCCTCTACGTGAGGAACCTGGCTCGCTCACTCCATCGCAAGAAAAAGCCTGCCCTTCTAATCAAATTGGACTTCGCGAAGGCGTTTGATTCGGTATCGTGGGAATACCTCCTGGACCTGATGCAACACCTGGGTTTTTCCTCACGCTGGAGGGATTGTATTGCCCTGCTTTTGTACTCGACCACATCCGTTGTCTCTCTAAACGGCGCCATCGGCTCTTCCATCCGGCACCGACGCGGCCTCCGGCAGGGGGATCCTCTGTTCCCACTCCTTTTCATCATCGCCATCAATCCTCTTCAGAAGCTTTTTCAATTTGCTACGGATCTTGGTCTCCTATCCCCGCTACCGGTGCGCGAGGCAAAATTCAGACTCAACCTGTCCGCGGACGACGCAGTTTTTTCCTTAACCCCATCGCCGAGGAGATGGAGGTGGCCCTTCGCATCCTCCGCTGTTTCGGCCAGGCGACAGGCCTACAGATCAACATGGCCAAGTGCTCCGTCGCTCCGATCCGCTGCGACAACCTGGATTTGGACGATGTGCTCGCCTCCTTTGCGGGAGACAAAGTGAACTTCCCCATTCACTATTTAGGACTTCCGCTTTGCCTGGGCAGGATTCGCCACGTCCACCTGCAACACATCATGGATCGGGCGAGATctcatgatgcagcccgaccttcggtcttcaccgcatcatatgcttcatcgccaagacgacacgcaaaggtgaatcttctcctttatgcgtgcctacaatcgcctatgtggaacgatatactacttcatactccatcataccttgatgataggaactcgacgacaagtacggagggaagagaggatgccatggagacccgaggacgcaaggccgatgtcacagaagcatggaagagaaggagaaagaggagctggacgctccaggccggaacttccgcccgacacagccggaacttccgcccagattccatccaagactgaagatgctcatgctgaagagctgtgataacccacaagtataggggatcgcggcagtcttcgagggaagtaaaacccaaatttattgattcgacacaaggggagataaagaatacttataagccttaacaactgagttgtcaattcagctgcacctggaaaagcactagtaacagggattATGTGaaggcaacagtaatatgagagcaatagtaacagtaacacagcagctgtagcaataacacagaggcgatggcaccaggaaatagttgatactacttccaatgacatatagaacgagtatataatgatgagagatggaccggggttcccagcgatctacactagtggtaactctccaataagtgacaagtgttggatgaacaaattacagttgggcaattgataggattcaaagcattaagacaaaacatcaagattattaattatgtaggcatgttttccatatatagtcgtacgtgctcgcaatgagaaacttgtacaacatcttttgtc
This Lolium perenne isolate Kyuss_39 chromosome 1, Kyuss_2.0, whole genome shotgun sequence DNA region includes the following protein-coding sequences:
- the LOC127305184 gene encoding uncharacterized protein produces the protein MSPPRSSSPQRGPPPCALFWPERRWSPPLHEPPRPATSSSHVSASSARPFCARPPPPHALLRLVCHVRAAMASPSPTSPTDAMASPSPTSPTAAASSCTCRRFLALLLYLTVFLHKHVLDHQRLCLRVSDSALTMRLSAASLLCRRCSQSEQYHASTAMYDAAPLPCNSNSNLVFEDANLATSPSSAANASPPSYKMTSHRDPTLTPYPSAPSRWPSVRTLGSLRR